A single Phoenix dactylifera cultivar Barhee BC4 chromosome 1, palm_55x_up_171113_PBpolish2nd_filt_p, whole genome shotgun sequence DNA region contains:
- the LOC103699862 gene encoding probable cinnamyl alcohol dehydrogenase, which yields MGSLLEAERVVTGWAARDPSGFLSPYSYTLRKTGPEDVVIKVLYCGVCHTDVHQAKNHLGMSKYPMVPGHEVVGEVVEVGREVSKVRVGDVVGAGVIVGCCRECGSCKANIEQYCNKRIWSYNDVYTDGKPTQGGFASAMVVDQKFVLKIPSGLAPEQAAPLLCAGVTVYSPLRHFGLTKGGLRGAIMGLGGVGHMGVKIAKAMGHHVTVISSSDRKRTEAMDHLGADAYLVSSDEAQMAAAIDSLDYIIDTVPAFHPLEPYLSLLKVDGKLILMGVINQPLQFVTPAVMLGRKTISGSFIGSMDETREMLEFCEKKGLTSMIEMVKMEQINEALERLERNDVRYRFVVDVAGSKLDP from the exons ATGGGCAGCCTGCTTGAGGCGGAAAGAGTGGTAACCGGATGGGCCGCAAGGGATCCCAGTGGCTTTCTCTCTCCCTACAGCTACACGCTAAG GAAGACCGGGCCGGAGGATGTGGTGATAAAGGTGTTGTACTGCGGTGTCTGCCACACCGATGTCCACCAGGCCAAGAACCATCTTGGAATGTCCAAATACCCCATGGTTCCAGG GCATGAGGTGGTGGGGGAGGTGGTGGAGGTGGGGAGGGAGGTGAGCAAGGTGCGGGTGGGGGACGTGGTGGGTGCGGGGGTGATCGTAGGGTGCTGCCGGGAGTGCGGGTCCTGCAAGGCCAACATCGAGCAGTACTGCAACAAGCGCATCTGGTCCTACAACGACGTCTACACCGACGGCAAGCCCACCCAGGGCGGTTTCGCTTCCGCCATGGTCGTCGACCAAAA GTTTGTGCTAAAGATACCGTCAGGCCTCGCACCCGAGCAAGCAGCTCCCCTGCTATGCGCAGGGGTGACCGTATACAGTCCTCTGAGACACTTCGGGCTGACGAAAGGTGGGCTGAGGGGTGCTATCATGGGTCTAGGAGGGGTTGGCCATATGGGGGTGAAGATTGCCAAGGCCATGGGCCACCATGTTACCGTGATCAGCTCCTCCGACCGCAAGCGGACGGAGGCCATGGACCACCTCGGCGCCGACGCCTACCTTGTGAGCTCCGATGAGGCCCAGATGGCCGCAGCCATCGACTCCCTCGACTACATTATCGACACGGTGCCGGCGTTCCACCCCCTGGAGCCCTACCTCTCGCTGCTCAAGGTGGATGGCAAGCTCATTCTGATGGGCGTCATCAACCAGCCCCTGCAGTTCGTCACTCCCGCGGTGATGTTAG GGAGGAAAACAATTAGTGGGAGCTTCATAGGGAGCATGGACGAGACACGGGAGATGTTGGAGTTTTGCGAGAAGAAAGGCTTGACTTCAATGATTGAGATGGTGAAGATGGAGCAAATCAACGAGGCTCTGGAGAGATTGGAGCGCAATGATGTCAGGTACCGTTTTGTGGTAGACGTGGCCGGCAGCAAGCTTGACCCGTGA